The Klebsiella africana sequence GTGTCACTTTCGCTTTGGCAGCAGTGTCTTGCCCGATTGCAGGATGAGTTACCAGCCACAGAATTCAGCATGTGGATCCGCCCATTGCAGGCGGAACTGAGCGATAACACGCTGGCACTGTATGCGCCAAACCGTTTTGTGCTCGACTGGGTAAGGGACAAATACCTCAATAATATCAATGGACTCCTCAATGATTTTTGCGGTGCGGACGCCCCGCAGCTGCGTTTTGAGGTGGGCGCTAAGCCCGCCAGCTCGCTGCAGAAAGGGGCGGTAAGCCCGGCTGCGGCGGCCATTCCGGCGGCGCAGGTGCAGACCGCGCGCGCGGCGCCGACGATCGTGCGCCCTGGCTGGGATAATGTCCCGGCGCCGGCGGAGCCGACCTACCGCTCTAACGTTAACGTGAAACACACGTTTGATAACTTCGTCGAAGGTAAATCTAACCAGCTGGCCCGCGCGGCGGCGCGTCAGGTGGCGGATAACCCGGGCGGCGCCTACAACCCCCTGTTCCTCTATGGCGGGACGGGTCTGGGTAAAACTCACCTGCTGCACGCGGTGGGCAACGGCATTGTGGCGCGTAAGCCGAACGCGAAAGTGGTCTATATGCACTCCGAGCGTTTCGTTCAGGACATGGTTAAAGCGCTGCAGAACAACGCCATCGAAGAGTTTAAGCGTTACTACCGCTCCGTTGACGCCCTGCTGATCGATGACATTCAGTTCTTTGCCAATAAAGAACGATCCCAGGAAGAGTTTTTCCACACCTTCAATGCGCTTCTGGAAGGTAATCAGCAGATCATCCTGACGTCGGATCGTTATCCAAAAGAGATCAACGGCGTTGAGGATCGTCTAAAATCCCGCTTCGGCTGGGGGCTGACGGTGGCGATCGAGCCGCCGGAGCTGGAAACCCGCGTCGCGATCCTGATGAAAAAAGCCGACGAGAACGACATCCGCCTGCCGGGCGAAGTGGCGTTCTTTATTGCCAAGCGTCTGCGCTCGAACGTGCGTGAGCTGGAGGGGGCGCTGAACCGCGTTATCGCCAACGCCAACTTCACCGGCCGGGCGATCACCATCGATTTCGTGCGCGAAGCGCTGCGCGATCTGCTGGCGCTGCAGGAAAAACTGGTCACCATCGACAATATTCAAAAGACGGTGGCGGAGTACTACAAGATTAAGGTAGCGGATCTGCTGTCCAAACGCCGCTCCCGTTCGGTGGCGCGTCCTCGCCAGATGGCGATGGCGCTGGCCAAAGAGCTGACCAACCACAGCCTGCCGGAAATCGGCGATGCGTTTGGCGGCCGAGACCATACCACCGTGCTGCACGCCTGCCGCAAGATTGAGCAGCTGCGTGAAGAAAGCCACGACATTAAAGAA is a genomic window containing:
- the dnaA gene encoding chromosomal replication initiator protein DnaA, translating into MSLSLWQQCLARLQDELPATEFSMWIRPLQAELSDNTLALYAPNRFVLDWVRDKYLNNINGLLNDFCGADAPQLRFEVGAKPASSLQKGAVSPAAAAIPAAQVQTARAAPTIVRPGWDNVPAPAEPTYRSNVNVKHTFDNFVEGKSNQLARAAARQVADNPGGAYNPLFLYGGTGLGKTHLLHAVGNGIVARKPNAKVVYMHSERFVQDMVKALQNNAIEEFKRYYRSVDALLIDDIQFFANKERSQEEFFHTFNALLEGNQQIILTSDRYPKEINGVEDRLKSRFGWGLTVAIEPPELETRVAILMKKADENDIRLPGEVAFFIAKRLRSNVRELEGALNRVIANANFTGRAITIDFVREALRDLLALQEKLVTIDNIQKTVAEYYKIKVADLLSKRRSRSVARPRQMAMALAKELTNHSLPEIGDAFGGRDHTTVLHACRKIEQLREESHDIKEDFSNLIRTLSS